The segment TGGAACGCCTGGATGCCGGCGAGCTGGCTTTTGATCGCCTGGTGATCGAGTGCACTGGCCTTGCCGACCCGGCGCCCGTGGCACAGACCTTCTTCGCTGACGACGAACTCTGCGAGCGCTACGTGCTGGACGGCATCATCACCCTGGTGGACGCGGTGAACGCCGAGCGCCATCTCCAGGAAACCATGGCCCAGGCCCAGGTGGGCTTTGCCGACCGCATCCTGGTGAGCAAGCGAGACCTGGTGGACGAGGCGCACTTCGATGCCCTTTGCCAGCGCCTCTCGCGCATCAACCGCCGCGCGCCGATCCGCGTGGTGGACCATGGCCGCATCGACCTGGCCGAGTTGCTGGACGTGCGTGGCTTCAACCTCAATGCCGACGTCGGCCCGGCCCTGACCCTGCGTCCGCTCAAGCCAGCCGCAACGCCGGATCGCATCGGCACCCTGGTGCTGAAGAGCGAACGCCCGCTGGACATGGACAAGCTCAGCAGTTTCATGGAAGGGCTGCTGGAGGAGCACGGCAGTTCGCTGTTGCGCTACAAGGGCGTGCTCTGCGTCGATGGCGAGCCGCGTCGCCTGGTGTTCCAGGGCGTGCTGCGGCTCTACGGCTTCGACTGGGACAGCGAGTGGCAGGAAGGCGAGGCGCGCGAGAGCGTGATGGTCTTCATCGGCGACCAGCTGCCGGAAGAGAAGATTCGCGCCGGTTTCGAAGCGGCTCAGGTGTGAGGTCGGCGAATCGCGAATGAATTCGCTCCCACATCCCGGTCCCGGTCCGGGCACCAGCGGTGGCGGAGAAAAGCGACTTCCACCCTACGATGATTCGCGCGGCCTCGGCCACGTTGTGAAGTGAATGACCATGCAGCTCAAACACAAGATCGTCACCCTCAGCGTCATGCCGCTCATCGTGTCGGTGCTCTTCATCTGCGTGCTGGTGTTCGCCCAGAGCCGCAAGCTGGAAGAGGAACAGGCCCGGCTGGTGGAAAGCAGCATCATGGCCGCCAAGAAGGCCGAGATCAAAAACTACCTGGAGCTGGCCCTGAGCCTGATCGCGCCCCTGTACGACAGCGGCCGGGACGACGAGGAAGCCAAGCAGCAGGCGCTGCACATGCTGTCGCGGGCGAACTTCGGCCTGGATGGCTACTTCTTCGTCTACGACCGCCACGGCAAGAACCTGATGCACCCCCGGCAGGCGAATCTGGTGGGCAAGGAACTCATCGGCATGAAGGACAAGAACGGGCTGCCGGTGATCCAGGCGTTGCTCGAAAGTGCCGAGAACGGCGACGGCTACCAGCTCTACACCTGGGAAAAGCCGTCCACCGGCCAGGTGACCGAGAAGCTCTCCTACGTGGTGATGCTGGACCGCTGGGGCTGGATGCTGGGCACCGGCATCTACATCGACGACGTGGAGGTGGCCACCCTCAAGTCGCGCCAGGAGGTGGCCACGGGGGTGCTGACCACGGTGCTGGCCATTGCGTCCTTTTCGCTGATCGCCGTGCTGGTGGTGTTCACCGGTGGCCTGATGCTGAATTTCACCGAACATCGCCTGGCCGACCGCAAGCTGTCCGCCCTCAACCAGCGCATTGTCCACCTGCAGGAAGAGGAGCGCTCGCGGGTGTCTCGCGAGCTGCACGATGGCATCAGCCAGCAACTGGTTTCCATCAAGTTCCAGTTCGAACTGGCCAGCCTGGAGCTGGAGAACGGGCAGGGCAGGGGAATGGAGAACCTGCGTGCGGGCACGGCGCGCCTGGGCGAGGCCATCGGCGAAATCCGCCGCATCTCCCACGACCTACGGCCATCGTTGCTGGACACCCTCGGCCTGTCGCCGGCCATCGAGCAACTGGTGCGCGAGTTCGAGCAGCGCACGGCGATCCGCACCCAGTACGAACGCGGGCTGGACGACAGCAGCCTGGACATGGACGTCCGCGTCACGCTGTTCCGCATCATCCAGGAAGCCCTGGGCAACATCGAACGCCACTCCAGGGCCAGCGCCGCTATAATCTCGCTCGCCTCCAGCCAGGGTGCCATTGCCCTGCGCGTGGAGGACAACGGCGTGGGGTTCGATCCCGGCCTGATGGACCGGAGCCAGGGAATCGGGTTGCGCAACATCAGGGAGCGGGTCGACCATCACCACGGTACCTTCACCCTGTCTTCGATGAGCGGCCGCACGGAACTGCAGGTCGAGATCCCCCTGCAGCGGGCCTGACGGCCCGGTTCGTGACCCCACAGAGGCCGTGATGAGCTTGCCGCACCCCATCAGAATCGCGCTGATCGACGACCACGTGCTGGTGCGCGATGGCTTGAAATCCCTGCTCTCGGCGATGCCCCACTTCGATGTGGTGGCAGAAGCGGAGTCCGGAGAAGCG is part of the Pseudomonas lalkuanensis genome and harbors:
- the yjiA gene encoding GTPase produces the protein MSAHLPIPVTVLSGFLGAGKTTLLKHILKAEHGLKIAVIENEFSETPIDGQLLGDEAVQVMTLANGCVCCSIHVELEKALFLLLERLDAGELAFDRLVIECTGLADPAPVAQTFFADDELCERYVLDGIITLVDAVNAERHLQETMAQAQVGFADRILVSKRDLVDEAHFDALCQRLSRINRRAPIRVVDHGRIDLAELLDVRGFNLNADVGPALTLRPLKPAATPDRIGTLVLKSERPLDMDKLSSFMEGLLEEHGSSLLRYKGVLCVDGEPRRLVFQGVLRLYGFDWDSEWQEGEARESVMVFIGDQLPEEKIRAGFEAAQV
- a CDS encoding cache domain-containing protein, with translation MQLKHKIVTLSVMPLIVSVLFICVLVFAQSRKLEEEQARLVESSIMAAKKAEIKNYLELALSLIAPLYDSGRDDEEAKQQALHMLSRANFGLDGYFFVYDRHGKNLMHPRQANLVGKELIGMKDKNGLPVIQALLESAENGDGYQLYTWEKPSTGQVTEKLSYVVMLDRWGWMLGTGIYIDDVEVATLKSRQEVATGVLTTVLAIASFSLIAVLVVFTGGLMLNFTEHRLADRKLSALNQRIVHLQEEERSRVSRELHDGISQQLVSIKFQFELASLELENGQGRGMENLRAGTARLGEAIGEIRRISHDLRPSLLDTLGLSPAIEQLVREFEQRTAIRTQYERGLDDSSLDMDVRVTLFRIIQEALGNIERHSRASAAIISLASSQGAIALRVEDNGVGFDPGLMDRSQGIGLRNIRERVDHHHGTFTLSSMSGRTELQVEIPLQRA